In Oncorhynchus gorbuscha isolate QuinsamMale2020 ecotype Even-year linkage group LG02, OgorEven_v1.0, whole genome shotgun sequence, a single genomic region encodes these proteins:
- the si:ch73-261i21.5 gene encoding zona pellucida-like domain-containing protein 1 yields the protein MWRALMYQLALIPLVQAQNDYCRTHRTFREPANTDINVYCGTNRMELHILLCPVYFGGYNETLMSLNAQYFKGECRGTPDWTVDPPILKYNFSITEEAVSACNNKIKITQEVGSGLFADFSSVQFVNISGMINSLDPSAGTITYRQEMIYKFSCRYPLQYLVNNTEMTVSGVSLAVKDSNGSFISTLSMMLYSDRFYTTQLKVPEVGLTLKTRIFVEVKATNLTGRFNVLLDRCYATTSPYPVNSTYYDLFVGCNRDGQTVMGVNGQQQEARFSFEAFRFVQHKNRTLSTFYLHCSTRLCERSVCTSLQQNCTDISSRRKREVQDTSVTDAATVSSGPIRTQVDNGDTVGIVSEVSEQLGGKRRSLQGVAIAAGIVGALCIAMVAFIAYWIIVPRTIGATEKRMLFTTKE from the exons ATGTGGCGGGCCCTCATGTATCAGCTTGCTCTGATTCCTCTCGTCCAGGCTCAAAATGACTACTGCAGAACACACCGTACCTTCAGGGAGCCAG CCAACACTGACATTAACGTCTACTGTGGCACAAATCGCATGGAGCTCCATATCTTGCTATGTCCCGTTTACTTTGGTGGATACAATGAAACACTGATGTCCCTCAACGCTCAGTACTTCAAGGGAGAGTGCCGGGGGACACCCGATTGGACGGTCGACCCGCCTATTCTGAAATACAACTTCTCCATCACAGAGGAGGCGGTGTCCGCCTGCAACAACAAAATAAAG aTCACTCAGGAGGTGGGTTCTGGGCTCTTTGCAGATTTCTCCAGCGTTCAGTTTGTCAACATCTCGGGCATGATCAACTCTCTGGACCCCAGTGCGGGAACGATCACCTACCGCCAGGAAATGATTTACAAATTCTCCTGCCGCTATCCACTCCAGTACTTGGTCAACAACACTGAGATGACCGT GTCTGGGGTGAGCCTAGCAGTCAAAGACAGCAATGGGAGTTTCATCAGTACCCTGAGTATGATGCTCTACTCG GACAGGTTCTACACAACCCAGCTCAAGGTCCCTGAGGTAGGCTTGACGTTGAAGACACGCATCTTTGTGGAGGTCAAGGCCACCAATCTCACTGGAAG GTTCAACGTGTTGTTGGACCGATGCTATGCCACAACCAGTCCTTACCCCGTCAACAGCACTTATTATGACCTCTTTGTTGG CTGTAACCGGGATGGCCAGACGGTGATGGGGGTGAATGGGCAACAGCAGGAAGCTCGTTTCTCGTTTGAGGCCTTCCGCTTTGTCCAGCACAAGAACAGGACGTTGTCCACTTTCTACCTGCACTGCTCTACCAGACTCTGTGAGAGGTCCGTCTGCACCTCCCTGCAACAG AACTGCACGGACATCAGCTCAAGGAGGAAGCGGGAGGTCCAGGACACGTCTGTGACCGACGCAGCCACAGTCAGCTCCGGCCCCATCCGCACCCAAGTGGACAACG GTGATACTGTCGGAATTGTATCTGAAG TTTCCGAGCAGTTGGGTGGAAAACGCAGATCCTTGCAAGGCGTTGCCATAGCAGCAGGGATTGTTGGTGCGCTCTGTATCGCCATGGTAGCCTTCATTGCGTACTGGATCATTGTGCCAAGGACCATTGGGGCCACAGAGAAGAGAATGCTCTTCACTACAAAAGAGTGA
- the LOC124012348 gene encoding hypoxia up-regulated protein 1-like isoform X1 translates to MCQRSPSGTTTRVDPMRSRRVLGPMVTMRRKMLWALFCLVLALLPSQMASVAVMSVDLGSEWMKVAIVKPGVPMEIALNKESRRKTPIAVCLKENERLFGDGALGVSVKNPKFVYRYLQSLLGKKHDNPQVAFYQKRFSEHQLVEDASRGTVVFRNSEVMQYSPEELLGMVLNYSRGLAQDFAEQPIKDAVITVPAFFNQAERRAVLQAAQMAGVKVLQLINDNTAVALNYGVFRRKDINSTAQNMMFYDMGSGSTTATIVTYQTVKTKDSGTQPQLQIRGVGFDRSLGGFEMDLRLRDHLAKLFNEQKKTKKDVRENHRAMAKLLKEAQRLKTVLSANAEFMAQVEGLLDEMDFKAKVTRVEFEALCADLFERVPGPVQEALSSAEMSLDEIEQVILVGGSTRVPKVQEVLLKSVGKEELGKNINADEAAAMGAVYQAAALSKAFKVKPFLVREAAVFPIQVEFTRETEDEDGSRSLKHNKRILFQRMAPYPQRKVITFNRYTDDFAFDINYGDLSFLGQNDLSVFGSLNLTTVQLSGVSSSFQKHMDAESKGIKAHFNMDESGMLLLDRVESVFETIVEEKDEESTLTKLGNTISSLFGGGSSEPNANVTEPVQDDEEVPSESGKEQSKKEEAAPQEEKQEPGEKQEEVVPTQEKTKGEALDSKADPQEGGKNGVEEAAEEAAAEEKEAAAEEKEAAAEEKEAAEEEEKEAKEEEKEAAEEKAAGKDAAAKKAKPQKRTKFSEDVSVELQVNDILNPSLEAIASSNKKLQDLTDRDLEKQEREKTLNSLEAFIFETQDKMYQEEYQAVVSEEEKETIMTKLSEASAWMDEDGYSAVTKELWEKLQELRKLCKAMFFRVEERRKWPDHLAALESMLNHSSFFLRSVKLTPEDDQIFTDVELKTLDRIINETITWKNDTVAEQEKRSPTERPVLLSKDIESKLSLLDREVHYLLNKAKFAKPRAKAKANSTASESSSKANSSKTEEKVIPPKEETKDKEATTVVQPGEEPPTKEPTGQNTDSSSQSQPKDETASTESTEKDKSEKHVGDEL, encoded by the exons TCTGTGAAGAACCCCAAATTTGTCTATAGGTATCTTCAGAGCCTCCTAGGCAAGAAGCACGACAACCCACAGGTGGCGTTCTACCAGAAACGTTTCTCCGAGCACCAACTGGTGGAAGATGCGAGTCGGGGCACAGTTGTCTTTAGAAACTCTGA AGTAATGCAGTACTCTCCAGAGGAGCTCCTGGGCATGGTTTTGAACTATTCACGTGGACTGGCTCAGGACTTTGCAG AGCAGCCCATCAAAGATGCAGTGATCACCGTCCCAGCCTTTTTCAATCAGGCAGAGCGTAGGGCGGTCCTGCAGGCCGCACAGATGGCAGGTGTTAAGGTTCTTCAGCTCATTAACGACAACACGGCGGTGGCGCTCAACTATGGTGTCTTCAGGAGGAAAGACATCAACAGCACAGCTCAG AACATGATGTTCTATGACATGGGTTCAGGCAGCACGACGGCAACCATCGTCACATACCAGACGGTCAAGACCAAAGATTCTGGCACCCAGCCACAGCTCCAGATCCGAGGAGTAGG GTTTGACCGCTCTCTGGGGGGCTTTGAGATGGATTTGCGGCTGCGGGACCACCTAGCCAAGCTGTTCAACGAGCAGAAGAAGACCAAGAAGGACGTGAGGGAGAACCACCGCGCCATGGCTAAGCTCCTCAAGGAGGCCCAGAGACTCAAGACGGTGCTGAGCGCCAATGCCGAATTCATGGCACAG GTGGAGGGGCTTCTAGATGAAATGGACTTCAAGGCCAAGGTGACCCGTGTGGAGTTTGAGGCCCTGTGTGCTGACCTGTTTGAGAGAGTGCCTGGACCCGTACAGGAGGCCCTTAGCTCTGCAGAGATGTCCCTG GACGAGATTGAGCAGGTGATCCTGGTGGGCGGCTCCACCCGAGTGCCTAAGGTGCAGGAGGTGCTGCTCAAATCCGTTGGGAA agaggagcTGGGAAAGAACATCAATGCAGACGAGGCTGCAGCTATGGGTGCTGTGTACCAGGCCGCTGCCCTCAGCAAGGCCTTTAAAGTTAAACCCTTCCTGGTCAGGGAGGCAGCTGTTTTCCCCATCCAG GTGGAGTTCACCAGGGAGACGGAGGATGAGGATGGCTCCAGGAGCCTGAAACACAACAAACGTATCCTGTTCCAGAGGATGGCCCCCTACCCCCAGCGCAAGGTCATCACCTTCAACCGCTACACTGATGACTTTGCCTTTGACATAAACTATGGAGACCTCAGCTTCTTGGGCCAAAATGACCTCAG TGTGTTTGGCTCTCTCAACCTGACCACAGTGCAGCTGTCTGGGGTGAGCAGCAGCTTTCAGAAGCACATGGATGCTGAGTCCAAGGGCATCAAGGCCCACTTCAACATGGATGAGAGTGGCATGCTCCTCCTGGACCGG gTGGAGTCTGTCTTTGAGACCATTGTagaggagaaggatgaggaatCAACTCTGACAA AACTAGGAAATACCATTTCCAGCCTATTTGGAGGGGGATCCTCAGAGCCCAATGCAAATGTGACGGAACCAGTTCAG GATGACGAGGAGGTTCCTTCAGAGTCTGGGAAGGAGCAGAGCAAGAAGGAGGAGGCTGCtccccaggaagagaagcaggAGCCTGgggagaaacaggaggaggtggtcCCAACCCAAGAGAAGACTAAGGGAGAGGCATTGGACAGCAAGGCTGACCCTCAG gagggaggaaaaaATGGAGTGGAGGAGGCGGCGGAGGAGGCGGCGGCGGAGGAGAAGGAGGCGGCGGCGGAGGAGAAGGAGGCGGCGGCGGAGGAGAAGGAGgcggcggaggaggaggagaaggaggcgaaggaggaggagaaggaggcggCGGAGGAGAAGGCGGCGGGGAAGGACGCGGCGGCGAAGAAAGCCAAGCCTCAGAAGAGAACTAAGTTCTCTGAAGATGTCTCAGTGGAGCTCCAAGTGAACGACATTCTTAACCCTAGCTTGGAAGCTATCGCCTCCTCAAACAAGAA GCTCCAAGACCTGACTGATAGAGACCTGGAgaagcaggagagggagaagacctTGAACAGCCTTGAGGCATTCATTTTTGAGACCCAG GACAAGATGTACCAGGAAGAGTACCAGgcggtggtgtcagaggaagagaaggagaccatCATGACCAAGCTGAGCGAGGCGTCAGCCTGGATGGATGAGGATGGCTACTCTGCAGTCACCAAGGAGCTGTGGGAAAAGCTGCAGGAGCTCAGGAAACTGTGCAAGGCCATGTTCTTCCGTGTGGAGGAGCGCAGGAAGTGGCCCGACCACCTGGCCGCCCTGGAGAGCATGCTCAACCACTCCAGCTTCTTCCTCAG GAGCGTCAAACTAACACCAGAGGACGACCAAATCTTCACCGACGTGGAGCTGAAGACGTTAGACAGAATCATCAACGAGACCATT ACGTGGAAGAACGACACAGTGGCCGAGCAGGAGAAGCGTTCTCCCACAGAGCGGCCCGTGCTGCTGTCCAAAGACATAGAGTCCAAGCTGTCTCTGCTGGACCGCGAGGTCCACTACCTGCTGAACAAGGCCAAGTTTGCCAAGCCCAGGGCCAAGGCCAAGGCCAACAGCACCGCCTCAGAGAGCAGCAGCAAGGCCAACAGCAGCAAAACAGAGGAGAAAGTCATACCTCCCAAGGAGGAGACTAAAGACAAAG AAGCCACTACAGTGGTGCAGCCAGGAGAGGAACCGCCCACCAAAGAGCCCACTGGACAGAACACAGATTCGTCCAGCCAATCGCAGCCTAAAGATGAAACTGCAAGTACAG AATCAACAGAGAAAGACAAGTCAGAAAAGCATGTAGGGGATGAGTTATAA
- the LOC124012348 gene encoding hypoxia up-regulated protein 1-like isoform X2 translates to MRRKMLWALFCLVLALLPSQMASVAVMSVDLGSEWMKVAIVKPGVPMEIALNKESRRKTPIAVCLKENERLFGDGALGVSVKNPKFVYRYLQSLLGKKHDNPQVAFYQKRFSEHQLVEDASRGTVVFRNSEVMQYSPEELLGMVLNYSRGLAQDFAEQPIKDAVITVPAFFNQAERRAVLQAAQMAGVKVLQLINDNTAVALNYGVFRRKDINSTAQNMMFYDMGSGSTTATIVTYQTVKTKDSGTQPQLQIRGVGFDRSLGGFEMDLRLRDHLAKLFNEQKKTKKDVRENHRAMAKLLKEAQRLKTVLSANAEFMAQVEGLLDEMDFKAKVTRVEFEALCADLFERVPGPVQEALSSAEMSLDEIEQVILVGGSTRVPKVQEVLLKSVGKEELGKNINADEAAAMGAVYQAAALSKAFKVKPFLVREAAVFPIQVEFTRETEDEDGSRSLKHNKRILFQRMAPYPQRKVITFNRYTDDFAFDINYGDLSFLGQNDLSVFGSLNLTTVQLSGVSSSFQKHMDAESKGIKAHFNMDESGMLLLDRVESVFETIVEEKDEESTLTKLGNTISSLFGGGSSEPNANVTEPVQDDEEVPSESGKEQSKKEEAAPQEEKQEPGEKQEEVVPTQEKTKGEALDSKADPQEGGKNGVEEAAEEAAAEEKEAAAEEKEAAAEEKEAAEEEEKEAKEEEKEAAEEKAAGKDAAAKKAKPQKRTKFSEDVSVELQVNDILNPSLEAIASSNKKLQDLTDRDLEKQEREKTLNSLEAFIFETQDKMYQEEYQAVVSEEEKETIMTKLSEASAWMDEDGYSAVTKELWEKLQELRKLCKAMFFRVEERRKWPDHLAALESMLNHSSFFLRSVKLTPEDDQIFTDVELKTLDRIINETITWKNDTVAEQEKRSPTERPVLLSKDIESKLSLLDREVHYLLNKAKFAKPRAKAKANSTASESSSKANSSKTEEKVIPPKEETKDKEATTVVQPGEEPPTKEPTGQNTDSSSQSQPKDETASTESTEKDKSEKHVGDEL, encoded by the exons TCTGTGAAGAACCCCAAATTTGTCTATAGGTATCTTCAGAGCCTCCTAGGCAAGAAGCACGACAACCCACAGGTGGCGTTCTACCAGAAACGTTTCTCCGAGCACCAACTGGTGGAAGATGCGAGTCGGGGCACAGTTGTCTTTAGAAACTCTGA AGTAATGCAGTACTCTCCAGAGGAGCTCCTGGGCATGGTTTTGAACTATTCACGTGGACTGGCTCAGGACTTTGCAG AGCAGCCCATCAAAGATGCAGTGATCACCGTCCCAGCCTTTTTCAATCAGGCAGAGCGTAGGGCGGTCCTGCAGGCCGCACAGATGGCAGGTGTTAAGGTTCTTCAGCTCATTAACGACAACACGGCGGTGGCGCTCAACTATGGTGTCTTCAGGAGGAAAGACATCAACAGCACAGCTCAG AACATGATGTTCTATGACATGGGTTCAGGCAGCACGACGGCAACCATCGTCACATACCAGACGGTCAAGACCAAAGATTCTGGCACCCAGCCACAGCTCCAGATCCGAGGAGTAGG GTTTGACCGCTCTCTGGGGGGCTTTGAGATGGATTTGCGGCTGCGGGACCACCTAGCCAAGCTGTTCAACGAGCAGAAGAAGACCAAGAAGGACGTGAGGGAGAACCACCGCGCCATGGCTAAGCTCCTCAAGGAGGCCCAGAGACTCAAGACGGTGCTGAGCGCCAATGCCGAATTCATGGCACAG GTGGAGGGGCTTCTAGATGAAATGGACTTCAAGGCCAAGGTGACCCGTGTGGAGTTTGAGGCCCTGTGTGCTGACCTGTTTGAGAGAGTGCCTGGACCCGTACAGGAGGCCCTTAGCTCTGCAGAGATGTCCCTG GACGAGATTGAGCAGGTGATCCTGGTGGGCGGCTCCACCCGAGTGCCTAAGGTGCAGGAGGTGCTGCTCAAATCCGTTGGGAA agaggagcTGGGAAAGAACATCAATGCAGACGAGGCTGCAGCTATGGGTGCTGTGTACCAGGCCGCTGCCCTCAGCAAGGCCTTTAAAGTTAAACCCTTCCTGGTCAGGGAGGCAGCTGTTTTCCCCATCCAG GTGGAGTTCACCAGGGAGACGGAGGATGAGGATGGCTCCAGGAGCCTGAAACACAACAAACGTATCCTGTTCCAGAGGATGGCCCCCTACCCCCAGCGCAAGGTCATCACCTTCAACCGCTACACTGATGACTTTGCCTTTGACATAAACTATGGAGACCTCAGCTTCTTGGGCCAAAATGACCTCAG TGTGTTTGGCTCTCTCAACCTGACCACAGTGCAGCTGTCTGGGGTGAGCAGCAGCTTTCAGAAGCACATGGATGCTGAGTCCAAGGGCATCAAGGCCCACTTCAACATGGATGAGAGTGGCATGCTCCTCCTGGACCGG gTGGAGTCTGTCTTTGAGACCATTGTagaggagaaggatgaggaatCAACTCTGACAA AACTAGGAAATACCATTTCCAGCCTATTTGGAGGGGGATCCTCAGAGCCCAATGCAAATGTGACGGAACCAGTTCAG GATGACGAGGAGGTTCCTTCAGAGTCTGGGAAGGAGCAGAGCAAGAAGGAGGAGGCTGCtccccaggaagagaagcaggAGCCTGgggagaaacaggaggaggtggtcCCAACCCAAGAGAAGACTAAGGGAGAGGCATTGGACAGCAAGGCTGACCCTCAG gagggaggaaaaaATGGAGTGGAGGAGGCGGCGGAGGAGGCGGCGGCGGAGGAGAAGGAGGCGGCGGCGGAGGAGAAGGAGGCGGCGGCGGAGGAGAAGGAGgcggcggaggaggaggagaaggaggcgaaggaggaggagaaggaggcggCGGAGGAGAAGGCGGCGGGGAAGGACGCGGCGGCGAAGAAAGCCAAGCCTCAGAAGAGAACTAAGTTCTCTGAAGATGTCTCAGTGGAGCTCCAAGTGAACGACATTCTTAACCCTAGCTTGGAAGCTATCGCCTCCTCAAACAAGAA GCTCCAAGACCTGACTGATAGAGACCTGGAgaagcaggagagggagaagacctTGAACAGCCTTGAGGCATTCATTTTTGAGACCCAG GACAAGATGTACCAGGAAGAGTACCAGgcggtggtgtcagaggaagagaaggagaccatCATGACCAAGCTGAGCGAGGCGTCAGCCTGGATGGATGAGGATGGCTACTCTGCAGTCACCAAGGAGCTGTGGGAAAAGCTGCAGGAGCTCAGGAAACTGTGCAAGGCCATGTTCTTCCGTGTGGAGGAGCGCAGGAAGTGGCCCGACCACCTGGCCGCCCTGGAGAGCATGCTCAACCACTCCAGCTTCTTCCTCAG GAGCGTCAAACTAACACCAGAGGACGACCAAATCTTCACCGACGTGGAGCTGAAGACGTTAGACAGAATCATCAACGAGACCATT ACGTGGAAGAACGACACAGTGGCCGAGCAGGAGAAGCGTTCTCCCACAGAGCGGCCCGTGCTGCTGTCCAAAGACATAGAGTCCAAGCTGTCTCTGCTGGACCGCGAGGTCCACTACCTGCTGAACAAGGCCAAGTTTGCCAAGCCCAGGGCCAAGGCCAAGGCCAACAGCACCGCCTCAGAGAGCAGCAGCAAGGCCAACAGCAGCAAAACAGAGGAGAAAGTCATACCTCCCAAGGAGGAGACTAAAGACAAAG AAGCCACTACAGTGGTGCAGCCAGGAGAGGAACCGCCCACCAAAGAGCCCACTGGACAGAACACAGATTCGTCCAGCCAATCGCAGCCTAAAGATGAAACTGCAAGTACAG AATCAACAGAGAAAGACAAGTCAGAAAAGCATGTAGGGGATGAGTTATAA